The DNA sequence CGGACAGCGGGGACCCCACTGTGGGGTCTGTCACTGTCCTGCCCGCTGAGCCTCAGGCGGGCGTGCTTTCCTCGGAAAGCCCTGGAGATGCTGGCGGAGAGAGTGTGAGGGCCTCGGGCCGCTGTGGATCCTTGTGAGCCTTGAACGCTCTTCGTGAACCCCCGGCCACGGAGCCCGCGGAGCCCACGGAGCCGCCCCAGAGAGCCCTGGGTGGTCGAATGGCCCTGGTCACTCCTGCCCCTCGCAGGAGCCCCGTCTGAGCCGCGGGGTGTGTTTCTGTGCATTCCGGACCCGGGAGGCCTGGTCGCGCTCCGCTCGCTCTTTCCTGCGTTTTCGGGTTCCAGATGAAGGAGTTCCTTGTGTCTCAAGGTTAGCCCTCCTGTAACCACACAGCCCTAAAAGTTCCCAGGTTGTGAAGTTGGAGTTCacccactgtttaaaaaaaacaaaaaaccccgtGCATCTTCAGCTTGCTCCTGAATTTGGTCTTTCCTAGGAATGTGTGACGATTGTTATTGTTTGACTGCCAATAAAGCACAGGGTCCGATTGCTTAATCATCTCCTCATCTCTCTTTTTGCCAAGAGACCACACCATTGGGTAACAGCGTGAGCTCTGCATTTAGCATCCTGTGGCCGATgagttaactttttttctttttaaaagattttatttatttattcaacagagatcacaagtaggcagagaggcggtcagagagagagggggaagcaggctccctgccaagcagggagcccaatgcggggcttgatcccaggaccccgggatcatgactgagctgaaggcagaggcttaacccactgagccacccaggcgcccaagttaaCTTTCTTTTGATTCTGAAAGATTCAGAGCGAGAAACATCCTGAATTTCAAACAATAAATGCATTCTCCAGCTACTGAGACACAGAAGGATGTCGGTAACTGTGCGGTCAGCACTTTCTAGCCACAGAAAGTAAGAGAAGAGGCCAGTAACTGAGCTCCCGCTGGTGTTTGCTCATTCATCTGCTCTGTTGTCTTTGCTCACCGCTGTGTCCCGGAGGTCTGCTAAAACCTCCCGCCCGTCCTTAAGGTTACGTTTCCTTGAACTGCCTCCCAACTTACAGGGTTCGGATATGTGCGAGGTCCTCGAGACTCTATCAACAGCCCGTGGACGTCGTCTCAAGGTTCCGTCCTAAGAAATTCCCTACGAGGCATCCACTCAGCTGCTGAAGGAGGATAGTCTTTATCCCTTTACCCTGTTCCATGCtctcttgaaaaaatattttctgtcgcTGCAAGCCTCGACGCTGCAAGCCTGCTATGCACATTCTGGCCTGGAGAGATGGGCGGGGACAAGACTGGGCACAGAGCTGCTGTGACCCCTGGACCCTACCTACCACTGCCCagtgcttctcccttccctccaaagGGCGGGACAGGACCCTTCCCGGAGGCCCTCCTTTCAGGGCATTatttcctgcttcctcctggTTGATTGGAGATGGATTAAAAGTTTTCATCCTTCTTCCCCATGGTGTCTCCTTTGCAAAATGTACTCTACACCGTCAGCCTGGCTCTCGAGCGCGGAGATGATCCGCCGATACTGAGCAGGGGTTGGGAAATCGGCTGGCGGCTGACCCGAACACCAGTTGTGTTTCCGGCCTGTGTTttgtgcccacccccaccccccacacttgATTCAACGAGAGGCTCTacaggcatcttttttttttttttttttacagctcaAAGGCCTCACGTTTATTACCAAACCAACTCACTGGTGCAGAGCTATAGTAACAGAAAAATCTTTCGCTGATAAATGGTATCTATTGGCCAGGCAGAAAGGTGTTTACAGGGTGATGGAATAGAACACATGATCCTCAAGTAGCTTAATTAAATACGTGGTGCCAATTAGGTGTGTCATCGCGTGATGTGGGACACCTTAGAGACCCAGCTTGGTTCTCCTCCAGTGCCTCCTCTTGGAGTTGTACCTGATTTTATTACCAGTTTTCATCCGAATCCACTGGGGAATGGGacgattctgcttttgtttcttggccaGGAATCGCTTGATCCTGAAAGTCTTGTGAGAAGACATGGTCAATTAACAGCGCGCAGCACACAGCAGGATGGCGGCGAAAAAGAGAAAGTCCACAGGCATCTTGACATCCAGGATGAGGACACCATGGGGTGGACACACGCCCTGTTTGCCCCCAGGTGTCCTGCCCGGAGAGTTCTGTCCCGTCCTCAAAAGCTCGTTAGCTCATCCTGCGGCAAGGTCTGGGGGAACGCTCTGCAGGCTCTCTGCTACCTCCTGTCCTGAGCTGCTGCATCTGTGCCAACTGTCTGATTGCACAGTGATTCATCCCCGAACCCCGTGACTGCAGACCCTGGTGGTCACGTCACTTATCTGCTGCAGCTCAGGCAGTTGGCCGGGCTGGGGCTACCTCAGAGCCTTCCTCATTCGCCTCGTCTGGCGGTTGATACTGGCTGCTGATTGGCATCTCGAGTGAGGGCTGTTGGCCAGAGCATCTACATGTGGCCCGGGTTCTGCAAGCAAGGCTCTCCAGATAACACGGTACCAGGAAGAGCGTGGCTTTTAACCTAGTTTTGGAAGGGGAACGGGGGGAGCCGGACCCAGCGTTGCGCGGGAGGAGTATGGGTGTTACAGAGGAGCAAGTGGATGTTACGCAGCGGCGTGGAAATGTTCGGAAACAGCCTGGCACAGTCCACCCCCTGAGCACCCGCTGTCCCCTCCCACGTGCGAAGTACTCTCATCCCATTAAGGCAGCAGCCTAGAATCGGGCTCTTGTCCGGGTCTTGTTCCTAGACCAGGTGTCCCGATGGTCTCGCAGGTGTGGTCATGGGTTAAGGATCAGTCCTGCTGCCCTCGAGCCCGCTGTGCCTCTTGGCCTTCCTCTTGGAGGTCacctttccttttccataaaCAGAAGCTCATGTTGGTAGGTGAGTCCTTTTCTTAGCCTGATTCTCGCCTATTGAAGAAGTTTGTGGGTCCAATGTTCTCTTTCCTGTTTGtactgttgttgttctttttagtTCAAGCTCatgtaattaaaaaagaaaccttgtgggTGTTGTAGGTATAAGCTGTCATCCATCCCAGTAGACGATGTCCACATGCAGACCTCCATGCTAACCCTTCCCTCTAGCTTGGACTCCTTGCCCTTAACGTTCTTAAAAGCTCTATTATTTTAACAGAGAAATTTTGCTAGACCTACCCTTAAGTTCCTTAAAAGGCCTTTGGCTGAGGTCCCACCTTGAATCTTCCTGAGGTTTTACCATTATGTGACAGTCACACCTTCGTCTTACTCTCTGGACCACATTTTCCTGAAAATGCCCCGAACTGGATCTCTGCCCACAAGACATCTTCTCGGTCGTGTCGGTCGTCTGGAGCGGATGAGACGAAGATATTTAGTTAGAACCCATCTAGTGCTGGATTGCTCATACGAAACGTTTTTTCTTGACCTTAACCTCTCTCCTCTTGTGTGTCATCGCAGGCAGGGAGGGCACTCTGTGCGGGGGTCTCCTTGTGTCACGCAGTCCACTGTGTGGCGGTGGTTCCTACCCTCCAGGGTGCTGTGGGTGGATGGAGTTCCCTTTATGACTTAATGATACCAGACAAATGACAACACTTCCCCTCCTCATATAATCCCTTCCTGGAGTTCCCGCTAATACTTCTCTGACTTTAGGTCAAGCTCCCGCCTTCTTGAAGGCTTTAGGTTCCCGCTCAACCTTGGGTCCTGAGGCCAACACGATGCCTTGGGGTCTTTGTTTCAGCAGCGTTCCACTCTTGGTACCAAAATCTATTGTGGGCACCTGATGCTGGTAACAGGTCACCCCAAAACACGGAGACTTGAAATCCTGACCATGATGGTTCTGGGGGTTACCAGTGCCTGGGAGTCCTCACGTGGAAACTCTCACGTGGTTAGAGTCCAGCGGCGACCAGAACCAGGGTGCTCTCGAAGGCTTCCTCACTCACACATCCGGTGGCTAAAGTTGGGTGTCCACGGGCCCACGGACGTGGGCCTCGCTGCATGGCCTGGGTTTCCTCGCAGCGTGGCCACTGGGTTCCCAGAGAACCAGGTGGAAGGGAGTGCCTGAAATTTTTATGACCCAGCTTCACACGTCAccaaatgtcatttcttttgtACCCTCTTGGTTGAGGCAGTGTCGGGGGGTCCTCTCAGGAGCAAGGAGGTTGAACAGAGTGAGCCCCTTGGTGGGAGGAAGGTCAGTGTGGCAGCTGTGGTGGGAAGTGCAGCCTGTCCCAGTGTCTGTGGTGACCGCAGGCGGCGTCCTTGCTGCCGTCCGCACCCAGGGCCGTCTGTGCACTTGACACCCAAAGCACATCCGAGCTTTATTGAACTCTCTTTACATAATGATGCCAGCAtactttttcaaatgaaaaagtgaaaaattacagtaaaaaagggaaaagttttGAATTCATACTTcgcattctttattttttgaatctatgcttttcttcttagaaatttgatttttttaaaaatgaagcacttattttcttacattttattgtCCCATACCTAATGGCCTTCTCAGTGATGTCTGTGGTCAGTGTTCAAAGAACCATTTAAAACTTtgtgctttttttgtgtgtttaaggCTGATTCCAGCGGTTTGCAGAAATATGTCTCTGATGCATCGTACTTAAAGCTTCCCCAGAAGAAACAGATGATTCTGGAAAGAAAGCTGCAGGTCTGAGCTAGTCCtcctgtgtgtgtttatttttgtttgtgttttcatcAAAGTGTACTTCAGGGGTTGgaattaaaccttaaaaaagttGTCTCAGATGTTTGCACAGTTTGACGATGGGTGCTCTGGAATCTGGGTTGGAGACACAAACCATATTGGAAGCAATCTTGAGTCCCAGACTGCCACCAAATTTGCCCTTGGAATGAACGTGTGCATTCGCTTAGTGTTAACCTACAGCCAGGAATTCTTAAAATTTACTTCCATGTAGAATACAGCATCAGTTGAAAATGAGTAATAAAAAGCCCTTAAGTGTCCAAATACGTATTTAAATAACaacttcattgagatataatgcACAGTTCAGCCCCTTTCAAGTGTCTGTAATTCGGTGTTGTTACATATGTTCATAGAGTTACACAATCATCACTACTAATTTCAAAACACTCTGCCTCCCAAAAAGAGAGCCCAAATATCCGGTTTCTTCCAAACTGAACCCCCCTCCCCGGTCTCTTCCACCCacgcttcttcctttcctctcaaaCCTGGGAAACCATGGTTCTGCTTCCTTTCACTGTGGATTTGACTCAACATTTCACTTACGCGGAATCACACCATACGTGGTTTTTTTGATCTGATTTCTGTCACTTGGCACCATATTTTCAACACTCACCTATTGAACATGTGTTATTACAACTTAACAATAGCCTCCAGCAAGTCCTAATCACCGTGGGAAACCAGAGCGCCCCAATGACCTGGGGAGCCGTTGAAATCAACAAAGGCGGCTGACTGGGCCGGGAGCCCAAACCCCAGGAATGATGTGTCACTGGGGACCTTCCCTGCTGACTTGTTCGCTTGTGTTTATGCTGACACTGACCTGAGACTGACTACATGTGGGACTGcgcagcggggaggggcagccaAGATAACAGAGAGAAACGCTTGTCCTCTTGGCCATAGAACTAAGAAGAGAAGCTCCCTTAAGCTCGGGGGTGTGGCAGTGACGCTCcctcttaaaaaatttttctttttctctcttggttttggcccagtgTGGCTGGTGTCACAGAGCGCAGCGCGGGCCCCTCACATTGAGAAAACCCACATTTGTGGCCGGAGGAACTGGAAAAGGGAGACAGTGTGATAGAGGAGGGTGGTGAGTCTCGGTgactttctgctttgttttctctcccctcttgGCACCGAGGGCAGCCCCGTTGTGCAGATCAGCACAGGGGATGGACCCCTGAGGAGAACCCCCTTCTTTCTAGAGGATGTAACAGTAGGTCCCTGAGGAGAACCCCCTTCTTTCTAGAGGATGTAACAGTAGGTCCCTGAAGAGAACCCCCTTCTTTCTAGAGGATGTAACAGTAGGTCCCTGGAGGGTGATGAGGTCAGGGAACATCCAGGGGAGAGAGCGCCCGAGCAGAGGGAGCCCTagttgtgtgtgtgcatttacaCATATCCCGGCTGCTTCGCAGAGCTGCCGTGCGTAGGGCAACCCCAGAGCGGCCCAGCAGAGGCTTTGGGAATTCAGTTAGCACTGACGCCGCAGCTCACAGACGGTGCGGCAGAGCCTGATGCCCGGACCTGACCAGGTCAGTTGTCTGCTGAATCGAGACACCAGTAAATACCAGCATCCTCCGGAGGATTTTCACAGGACCTGGAGTCTCACAATGTTTAGGGAACAATCTGAAGTCTCAGAAAGATGAAATGCGATGCAGAAAATATATCTGAATAACAGATGAACATGCGCCAATTTATCAGATGACAAAAGTGGAAGGTTCAGAAGGCTCGGCAAACCCCAGACTGGGTGAACTCAGTAAAACcatgtcctggggcgcctggggggctcagtcagttgggtgtcttgccttcagctcaggtcatgatcccagggtcctgagatcgagtcctgtgtcgggctccctgctcagtagggagcctgcctctctctgcctgctattccctctgcttgtgctctctttctttctctctgacaaataaataaaatcttcaaataaacaaaaaaagtccCGACGAGATTATTGAAAATCAAAGATTAAGGGGGGGGGAAAGCCCCTCTTTAAAGTTGCCAGAGAACAAGGACTCGGAGTGACAGTTGGAATGACTGTGGGTTTCTCATTAGAAGCAAAGAAGCCACAAGACTGTTGAATGAATCCTTCAAGTATGTAAAGAAAAGACCTATCGGCAGCCGCCCTTTGCGCCTCTCCTCGCCGACGCCATGCTGCAGTTCCTGCTTGGATTTACTCTTGGCAACATGGTTGGAATGTATCTGGCTCAGAACTATGACATACCAAACCTGGCtaaaaaactagaagaaataaaaaaggacttGGATGCCAAGAAGAACCCCCCTAGCTCATGAGGCTCCAGCACTGCCTTCTGGATATGCCGATTCTGCTGTTCTTGAGGGCCTCCTTACCATCTGAAccaaaagtttttgttttaaattccagcCTCAACAATTTTCCTGTTAGATCCTGCATTGCCTGAGAGCACAGATGGGGCCACAAGTTAAGAACCACCcttttctgggcgcctgggtggctcagtgggttaagccgctgcgttcggctcaggtcatgatctcaaggtcctgggatcgagtcccgcatcgggctctctgctcagcggggagcctgcttccctctctctctctctctgcctgcctctccgtctacttgtgatttctctctgtcaaataaataaataaaatcttaaaaaaaaaaaaagaaccacccttttccagcttcctcacctcgtcccttcctccttccagccACTTGAGACGGCCTAAGACTGGAATTATGGTGCTAGATCAGTAAATGTGACCTTtaattactaaaaaaagaaaaaaaaaaaaaaagaaaagacctatCAACCCAGAGTTCTATTTCCAGCGAAAATGCTTCAGGAATAATGGCAAAATGaagatatctttattttttcaaaaatattttatttttaaaaaagatttattattttagagagagaagaaagagcctGGGGACAGGGGCAGTGGAAGACGGAAAGAATTTCCATGAAgtctactgagcagggatcccatcCTGGAGCCCAggatggggctcagtctcacaaccctgagatcatgacctaagctaaaaccaagagtcagatgctcagctaactgaacaacccaggcgcccctaaaagattttatttatttatttatttttagatttttattttttgtagagattttatttatcagagagaaagagagacagagagagcgcataggcaggggagctgcaggcagagggagaagcaggcttcccgctgagcaaggagtctgatgcggggcttgatcccagaacactggggtcatgacctgagccaaaggcagaggcccaacagaCTGAGGCATCCAGCTGTCCCTAAAAGATcacatttttaaagcaatctccacacccaatgtggggctcacactcatgactctgaggtcaagagttgcacgctccacgactgagtcagccaggtaccccagaGTGAATACATTTTTAGCTGAAGGAGAATGGTAAGAATTTGTTGTCATAAGACCTCTTCCACAAGGAATGAAAAGGGAAGTTCCTTTGGGCTGATGATCAGTGACACCGGAGGGAAACGTATAACTTCGGGAATGAAGGAAGAGCAACAGGAATGGTACATATCTAGGTGGAATATTTAACTATAGTCTTTGTTTCCAgttattaaaaacatgttttggCTGTCTGAAGCAAAAATTAGCACATTGTCTGGTGGGGTGTAGCACATAATGTAGATGTATATATGACAAGTAAAACAAGTAAAACATTAGAGGGAATTATGTGGTTGGAAGCCGCCTATTTTTACTTCAAGTGGTAAAAATACCAGCTCTAAGTAGAATGTGAAAGATTAGAGATGTCTACTGTAATTGCCACAGCACCTCCTAAAAAACAGTACAAAGTGAGATGGCCCGAAAGCCAATGGgtaaattaaaatagtaaaaaataccCAGATACcctaaaaagaagacagaaaagggggAACAACATTAAAGGGAgaacagaaacaataaaattatagaCTTGAATTCAAccatattaataattaaatgtaaatgggttaaaataCCAGTTAAAGAGATGATCagactggattttaaaaagaccCAAGTATAATCCACTTTTAATaattttacactttaaatataatgaCATAATAGGTAAAAAATACAGGAGTTGAACAAGATACAGAAGGAAAGTACTAGTAGAAAAATGGAGTGactatattaatattagaaaaaCTAGGCtttctgataaatgaattcagtaaggtggtGGGAtccaaaatcaacatacagaaattgttgcatttccatatgctaataatgaagcagcagagagagaaattgagaaaacaataccatttacaattgcatcaaaagtaataaaatgcctgggaataaacttaaccaaggaagtgaaagacctatactctgaaaactataaaacaatgatagaagaaattcaagacaacacaaagaaatagaggaacatcccatgctcatggatcggaagaacaaaCACTGTTAAAACATCCGTACTACCCGAAGTCATCTGCAGatgtaatgcaatccctatctGTATGCcgccaacatttttcacagaactagaaagaaCAATTCTAAAATCCATATGGAACCAtagaagaccctgaataaccaaggcaattttgaaaaagcaaagcaggggcgcctgggtggctcagtgggtaaagcctctgcctttggctcaggtcatgatctcagggtcctgggatcaagcctcgcatcaggctctctgctcagcagggagtctactcccccacccccggcctgcctctttgcctacttgtgatctctatctgtcaaataaataaaatcttaaaaaaaaaaaaggaaaagcaaagttggaggcatcacattcCAGATTTCATGTtatactacaaaactgtagtGCTTTTTATGTAGTGATTGGTTTTACccataagagcagaaatcagcaaaatcataaaacaataaaaaaagaaatcagagaaactgggagctggttcttggaaaagATCAATAAAGTTTATAAACCTTTAGTCATGACCTAGAAAACAAGAGACAAGTGACCGGTTAGCAGTATCAGAACTGACACTGGAGATATCACATTGAAACATCATCACTGGCATAggcagtggagcatgtgactcttgatctcaggattgtgagttcaagccccacattgggtatagggatttttaaaaaattaaaaaaacaacaacccacaactttggggtacctggctggctctgttggttgagcatctgactcttggtttcatctcaggtcatgatctcagagttgtggggattgagccccacatcgggctcgacactcagtgcagagtcaacttgagattctctctccctctgcccctccccgacccagcatttttttttcctctctaagataaataaatctttcaaaaaaaaatcaaactgaacCATTCCTCACACCtcatacaaaaatgaactcagaatGAATCACAAACCTAAGTATAAAATACAAGATATATGACATAATGCTTCTAGGAGAAAACATAGCAGAGAGTCTCTTGGCCTTTTGCTAGGCAAAGGCAAACATGatacacaaaggaaaagaatgataaaGTTTACATCcccataattaaaattattataaaataaataaacacatctgtTCTGCGAGCAACACTGTTAAGAGATGAAAAGGCACCCTTGTTTCTCAGTTTTCATTGGCAGAACATATTTGCAGACTGGGCATCTTATGGAAGACTGACATCtagaatgtatgtatgtatgtatcttcagactcaatcataagaaaacaaaaagctcaACAAAACGTGGGCAACAGGCTAACAGGAACTTCACCGAAACACATAGACAGATGTCAAATGAGAACATGAGAGGACACTTGGTGTGGTGCATCATTAACAGCATGGACATGCAAAGTAAAGGCACAGAAGCACATGACCATGCACCTGTTAGaaacccaggcactcccagccccatcTCCCCTGGGCAGCCCCATCTCCACCGAGAGCAGGCGAGGGTGCAGAGCAACTGGAATTCACACACTGCTGGGGAGAGACCATTTACTGAAGGACTATGGCCAGAGTGACATAGAAAAGTAGAAGTCTGGTCTACAGCCCCTGCAGCCAGCGGTTTAGGAAGCCAAAGCACATCCTCTCAGCAACTGGCCCAAACAGTCAGGATATGGCCCGTAACTACCAGCATCTCTTGAGTTCTGCCCCTGCTTCCGATTTAGCCccaactggagaaagacaaatcctaTCTGCCCCCCCAACCAATCACATGGATGCCCCGTTTCTGGTTAGTTTGCCTACAACTTTCCCATGCCAGCTGCCTCCCATCAGAAGAGAGCTGAACCCTCCCTTTCTCAGACTATAAGCCATCCATCCACACGGCCTGCCTTGGAGTCTCCACCACCTGCACATGATGGTGGTCTACTCCCTTGCAACACAGGACGCTGTCAGTAAACAgcctctctggggtgcctggatggctcagtgggttaaagcctctgcctttggctcaggtcgtgatcccaaggtcctgggatcgagccctgcatcgggctctctgcttggccgggagcctgcttctcctctctctctctgcctgtctctctgccgatttgtgatctctctctgtcaaataaataaataaaatcttaaaaaaaataaacagcctCTGTTTATTCTCCTCTGGGTGATGTTTGTTTCTTTCCacgctgatgggaa is a window from the Neovison vison isolate M4711 chromosome 5, ASM_NN_V1, whole genome shotgun sequence genome containing:
- the LOC122907755 gene encoding 60S ribosomal protein L39, with the protein product MSSHKTFRIKRFLAKKQKQNRPIPQWIRMKTGNKIRYNSKRRHWRRTKLGL
- the LOC122907756 gene encoding short transmembrane mitochondrial protein 1, whose translation is MLQFLLGFTLGNMVGMYLAQNYDIPNLAKKLEEIKKDLDAKKNPPSS